The Erythrolamprus reginae isolate rEryReg1 chromosome 5, rEryReg1.hap1, whole genome shotgun sequence genome window below encodes:
- the LOC139168614 gene encoding odorant receptor 131-2-like, with product MTHVNDPSNFFITHRQNLARLKRTFHKRSDKMLGRKYLFIMNSSNYSSRNKSDLIQTLIAVKAGLYFINFTFTITMSILIINIIRQDYRIRKEVRYFFLCHHLIGCTSFCAFGVISNAIQISRVQTLWIWIIFRIQAATAESVLITLALMVLNTCLAVCWPLRYSAFAHSVKNKVTASIWIGTIFKCTLLIIIEGTDQNPEEIFEEEPSCPTMLGGNFAKISGLLLISLLTAAIMTGYILMCREGKLSGHFNSSNKKARKTIIIHGLQMSFHILPPLVIGAIGKGTEYTEIKFGAFVVFSFAQSFSPVVYGLRNKEILEKLCIKKEGTQDNNYLVNNNSNPLHLQVTENPVKGRTTSLLDYTFNQELGRYIQLESWSAAF from the exons ATGACACATGTAAATGATCCAAGCAATTTCTTTATCACTCATAGACAAAATCTTGCTAGACTGAAGCGTACTTTTCATAAACGATCTGATAAAATGCTG GGAAGAAAATACCTATTCATTATGAATTCATCCAACTATTCTTCACGGAACAAATCTGATTTAATACAAACCTTAATAGCAGTAAAAGCAGGcctttatttcattaatttcacCTTCACTATCACTATGAGTATATTGATAATTAATATTATAAGACAGGATTACAGAATAAGGAAAGAAGTCAGATACTTCTTTCTCTGCCACCATCTCATTGGCTGTACTTCATTCTGTGCTTTTGGTGTTATAAGCAATGCAATACAAATATCCCGAGTGCAAACTCTCTGGATCTGGATCATCTTCAGAATACAAGCAGCAACTGCAGAATCAGTCCTCATCACTCTAGCTTTGATGGTCCTCAATACTTGCCTTGCAGTTTGCTGGCCTTTGAGATACTCGGCATTTGCGCACTCAGTAAAAAACAAAGTGACAGCTTCTATTTGGATTGGGACTATATTCAAATGTACATTATTGATCATTATTGAAGGCACAGACCAGAATCCAGAGGAAATTTTTGAAGAAGAACCCTCTTGTCCTACTATGCTTGGTGGCAATTTTGCAAAAATATCTGGTCTTCTTCTCATATCACTTCTCACAGCTGCCATAATGACCGGTTACATCTTAATGTGCAGAGAAGGAAAACTTTCTGGTCACTTTAATTCTTCAAATAAGAAAGCCAGAAAAACCATTATTATTCATGGCTTGCAGATGAGTTTTCATATTCTTCCACCTTTGGTTATTGGAGCCATTGGGAAAGGAACAGAATACACAGAAATAAAATTTGGAGCTTTTGTGGTTTTTTCCTTTGCACAAAGCTTTAGCCCTGTTGTTTATGGACTTCGTAATAAGGAAATACTGGAGAAACTCTGCATCAAAAAAGAAGGAACTCAAGACAATAACTACTTGgtaaataataatagcaacccACTGCATCTTCAAGTGACTGAAAATCCAGTAAAAGGAAGAACCACTTCTCTAT TGGATTATACTTTTAATCAAGAGCTTGGCCGATATATCCAGTTGGAATCTTGGAGTGCTGCATTTTGA